The segment ATTGGAGATGAACTTATGTCTAATCATGGCATATAACATCATATAACCCAAAAGTATACTCCTATTTAATCCATTATAAATTCATTAAAATAATGGATACAAATTCTAATTATTATTGGAGTCGTTATATTTGGCAATTGCTTTGGCCTCCCGGAGCATGAGTTTCAGCATCTTGTCGTTAATCTCAATTGCTGACTCAAGTTTACTAATCGCCCTGCTCCGGTCATCCACCGCCCCTTTCAACACTTTCTCTATTTCCGCCACCTCCTTCACCGCCTTACCCAACTCCTTCCCTCCGCCATAACCACCGCATTCCCCACTTCCAACCCATCTCTTTCCAAAACCACCACCACCTTTCGCCACCACAACTCCACTAACTCCTCCAATCTTCTCACCGAATCCACGTATCATCTTACCACTCTCCACCTCCCATACACAAATTTCACCATTTTCAGAAACCGTTAAAAGAATCCTCCCGTAGCTCAGCATTTCCATCGCAACCACTCCTCCGCCGTGCATCCCTCCCCACACCACCGTCTTTCCACTTTCTGCAACCTTTTTTCTCGTCTCTACTTTAAGCCTTCTTTTATATATCATTCCATCTACTCCGGCAGCGAACAACTCCGTCTCCGACGGATCCAACACCATGCACCACACCTCGTTGGGGAATCTCACCGTTTGTAGATGGATCCCGTTCACGAGGCTCCACACCTTACACGTACAGTCCAAAGAACTAGAGATCATAATTCCACCGGATCTTCCAACGCCGGTGGTTAATCCCGTCACCGGTGACTCGTGTCCGGTGAATCTAGTGAAATTGGAATATCTCGATTCTGTATTAAACGAAGCATCTAGAAGCAGGAAAATCGGAAGAACAGCAAGTGTTCCATCATCACTTCCTGAGAGAATCAATGATCCATCACTATTGATCGCAAGGCAAGATACAGGCTTCTCATGAACCGGAAATGATCTAATTACATCTCCTGAATGTATGGATACCGAATGGATCTGACCTGAAATTCCGCCGGAAAATACAAACGATCCGTCGACGGAAGCAACAAGCGGAGCTACAGGTTCTGGAAGAGGAACACTCTGTGTACAAGATGTTGACCACCAGTAATAGATTCGGACATAGCCTGCCCGAGCCTCCGGCGAGACATGAGAGGCGGCGAATAGGTCGTTTCCGAGAATGCAGATGCCGTTACGAGGACACCGGTGGTCATTGAAGCGACCGACAACATTTCCAGTGTATGGATCGTAGGCGGTGAACGTACCTTCAGGAGAGGCTGTGAGGGCAGTTTCCGGCAATGGTGGTGGCGATAACATTTACACAGAATCACAGCGTCGATGATGGACTAGCAAACGCGATTTATAAGTAATCGACAACGACATCATCGTAAATCGTAACCAAATTCAAAGC is part of the Lactuca sativa cultivar Salinas chromosome 7, Lsat_Salinas_v11, whole genome shotgun sequence genome and harbors:
- the LOC111913947 gene encoding protein ROOT INITIATION DEFECTIVE 3; amino-acid sequence: MLSPPPLPETALTASPEGTFTAYDPYTGNVVGRFNDHRCPRNGICILGNDLFAASHVSPEARAGYVRIYYWWSTSCTQSVPLPEPVAPLVASVDGSFVFSGGISGQIHSVSIHSGDVIRSFPVHEKPVSCLAINSDGSLILSGSDDGTLAVLPIFLLLDASFNTESRYSNFTRFTGHESPVTGLTTGVGRSGGIMISSSLDCTCKVWSLVNGIHLQTVRFPNEVWCMVLDPSETELFAAGVDGMIYKRRLKVETRKKVAESGKTVVWGGMHGGGVVAMEMLSYGRILLTVSENGEICVWEVESGKMIRGFGEKIGGVSGVVVAKGGGGFGKRWVGSGECGGYGGGKELGKAVKEVAEIEKVLKGAVDDRSRAISKLESAIEINDKMLKLMLREAKAIAKYNDSNNN